The proteins below come from a single Drosophila busckii strain San Diego stock center, stock number 13000-0081.31 chromosome X, ASM1175060v1, whole genome shotgun sequence genomic window:
- the LOC108605057 gene encoding uncharacterized protein LOC108605057 — MYLWRHAAASLPLLLLLLGELTSVLAWMKYNSYTATSRKRTDLRRRCPNVRAIRNFDLEQMMGYWHVVQYYASTEELPEYACMRSHFAFSSEDQHITMNFSYIFAEDPLREKLQGNITWLIPDFGTPAHWMHTEDIYEGIYNTYVLDTDYRNWGLIMHCAEKKKHPRYLSALLLSREPTLGENVITFLREKLPRYDIDLSFMFSINQTSCDHLMESSKDDPLAYIVNSQLNSGDNFKIINKL; from the exons ATGTATTTGTGGCGCCACGCAGCTGCAtcgctgccactgctgctgttgttgctaggCGAGTTGACCAGCGTACTGGCCTGGATGAAGTACAACAGCTATACGGCCACAAGCAGGAAACGCACGGATTTGCGTAGGCGATGTCCCAAT GTGCGCGCCATAAGAAACTTTGATCTGGAGCAAATGATGGGCTATTGGCATGTGGTGCAGTATTATGCATCCACTGAGGAGCTGCCAGAGTACGCTTGCATGCGCAGTCACTTTGCCTTCTCCAGCGAGGATCAGCAT ATTACCATGAACTTTAGCTACATTTTTGCTGAGGATCCGTTGCGCGAAAAGCTGCAGGGCAACATTACTTGGCTAATACCGGATTTTGGCACACCAGCGCATTGGATGCACACTGAAGATATATACGAGGGCATCTATAATACGTATGTGCTGGACACGGACTATCGGAACTGGGGCCTTATAATGCACTGTGCCGAGAAGAAGAAGCATCCACGCTACTTGTCTGCTTTGTTACTTTCCCGGGAGCCCACACTGGGCGAGAATGTCATCACATTTTTGCG TGAAAAGTTGCCGCGCTATGATATTGACTTGTCCTTTATGTTTAGCATTAATCAAACGTCATGCGACCATCTTATGGAGTCCAGCAAGGATGATCCACTTGCGTATATTGTAAATAGCCAGCTGAATTCAGGcgataattttaaaattataaataaattataa